A window of the Plasmodium vivax chromosome 12, whole genome shotgun sequence genome harbors these coding sequences:
- a CDS encoding mitochondrial intermediate peptidase, putative (encoded by transcript PVX_082780A), translating into MKRRPCQLVQAVCNVATLEGINWCATPRKLRGTLLSGFPGGTSRRNFFFKKESDKIGGAANLLAKLNLKNFVKKGRNGGGITCSEEADLKENCSSQSLGQTDKEHLQDVDTLSEGDLQRIDKIIAQLSRKEKQPNGEGHLLELIGLQSDGDNIPQASLVCIRTCDSILKKMCKEENIFKIVNMVDTVSNNLCKLGDALELLRNLHTNQGVMAKAHDALEKLTTYIDRINIDEQIYHFLKKKYEQHAHQLDREHAEVLLNMIVSMENQGVHIKDKKQRREYLKLQAEEKCISFHAASNVANEYDGVFIQKGRLLPFIDEQVIQNYQEKIKPFIESGKVKKKNTREGFDSNEWVFLLQDSSFIMTVLENVNDEEVANRAYALLRKPNQTFLKNILLLQYYRNILTQFRNFKNFSEYSLKNCILNSPEKVHYFLGKVFNTVLPRFLEELRFVERYIDAVSCRGANKEERPSGGTTLHSAVDGTPEKVSQNTVEISTQPFNTTDGHPRSGDGGGRRPKLTPQNVFYYMNQIRKEKLKQIEAEMKNRLTLYQVIRFVVNILKDSYALEMANVAPLPNELWDESILKFEIRDGSHTYGYLYMDLFERENKSHSIAQYTVRCSKNMNACLKHRWFEEGARECPFFYAGIVRGGANSDTGSDSGSDTTDGTPNCASTGGRPHRQTYRQTTSTFLVCNFSTKLSAAEGAAPASHPPQDNIFINEQIANSLGRIKMSLDKVNMFLHEFGHTLHCILSSTYLQHLSGNRGGVDFSEFTSHFFEEYLNSYDALLRLYGGDGAEPGGGSDQTGEKREHRERMVKRYLESKNILCYYSIMQVTIQSIIDQIFYCLSEKSSCISERNELIEKKIKEYFSGVYYRDIFILELFPQIHFSKTTHLVHYPANYFCYLYCSVLSKYVWTRTFKRDLMNRGKAAEIVNFMRGGSVDSSLRNIIALVEDDPEKVQYYTENPQHLPLEDFLEHYSGENKAEEYNSFLEAL; encoded by the exons ATGAAGCGCAGGCCGTGCCAGCTGGTCCAGGCGGTGTGCAATGTGGCGACGCTTGAGGGTATAAACTGGTGCGCTACTCCTAGAAAACTTCGTGGCACCCTTTTGAGCGGATTCCCCGGGGGGACATCCCGGAggaatttcttcttcaaaaaggagagcgACAAAATAGGAGGAGCGGCCAATTTGCTGGCAAaactaaatttaaaaaatttcgtgaaaaaaggaagaaatgggGGAGGGATAACCTGCTCGGAGGAGGCGGATCTGAAGGAGAACTGTTCTAGTCAATCGTTAGGCCAAACCGATAAGGAGCACCTTCAAGATGTAGACACGCTAAGCGAAGGAGACCTACAAAGAATAGATAAAATCATTGCACAGTTAAGCAGAAAGGAAAAGCAGCCAAATGGAGAGGGACACCTACTAGAACTGATAGGATTGCAAAGCGACGGAGATAACATCCCCCAAGCCAGCCTCGTctgcatacgtacatgcgatagtatattaaaaaaaatgtgcaaagaggaaaacatcttcaaaattgttaacaTGGTAGATACAGtttcaaataatttatgcAAATTAGGAGACGCGCTGGAACTGCTCAGGAATTTACACACAAACCAGGGGGTGATGGCCAAGGCACATGACGCGCTGGAGAAGCTAACCACCTACATAGACAGAATTAACATTGACGAGCaaatttaccattttttaaaaaaaaaatatgagcaACATGCACATCAGTTAGATCGGGAGCATGCGGAAGTTCTGCTCAACATGATCGTGTCCATGGAAAACCAAGGGGTACACATAAAGGATAAGAAGCAAAGACGAGAATATTTAAAACTCCAGGCAGAGGAAAAATGCATCTCCTTTCATGCTGCATCGAATGTGGCAAATGAATACGACGGGGTGTTCatacaaaaggggagacTCCTTCCCTTCATCGATGAGCAGGTCATACAGAACTAccaggaaaaaataaaacctttTATTGAAAgtggaaaagtaaaaaagaaaaacacgcGTGAGGGATTCGACTCAAACGAGTGGGTATTCCTCCTCCAGGACAGCTCCTTCATCATGACGGTGCTGGAAAATGTCAACGATGAAGAGGTAGCAAATAGGGCTTATGCACTACTGAGGAAGCCAAACCAGACGTTCCTAAAAAATATCCTCCTGCTGCAGTACTATAGAAATATTCTAACCCAGtttagaaattttaaaaacttcaGTGAGTACTCTctaaaaaattgcatccTGAACAGCCCCGAGAAGGTGCACTATTTTTTGGGGAAAGTTTTTAACACCGTTTTGCCCCGATTTCTGGAAGAGCTGCGGTTCGTGGAGAGGTACATCGACGCGGTTTCGTGTAGAGGGGCCAACAAGGAGGAGAGGCCATCCGGAGGGACTACCTTACACAGTGCTGTTGACGGCACCCCAGAAAAGGTCTCACAAAATACCGTAGAGATCTCCACACAGCCGTTTAACACAACTGATGGCCACCCCCGCAGCGGGGACGGAGGAGGGAGGCGCCCCAAGCTAACCCCCCAAAATGTATTCTACTACATGAACCAAATACGGAAGGAGAAGCTCAAACAGATCGAGGCGGAAATGAAAAACCGATTGACTCTGTACCAGGTCATTCGCTTTGTCGTGAACATACTGAAAGATTCCTACGCCTTGGAGATGGCGAACGTTGCGCCGTTGCCGAACGAACTGTGGGACGAGagcatattaaaatttgagATACGGGACGGGAGCCACACCTACGGGTACTTATATATGGACCTGTTCGAGCGGGAGAACAAGAGCCACTCAATTGCTCAGTACACCGTTCGGTGCtccaaaaatatgaacgccTGCTTGAAGCACCGGTGGTTTGAGGAGGGCGCGCGCGAGTGTCCGTTCTTCTACGCGGGCATCGTGCGGGGAGGCGCAAACAGCGATACGGGAAGCGATAGCGGCAGCGATACGACCGACGGCACACCCAACTGCGCATCAACTGGGGGGCGGCCCCACCGACAAACCTACCGACAAACCACGTCGACCTTCCTTGTGTGCAACTTCAGCACAAAATTGAGCGCCGCCGAGGGAGCAGCCCCCGCGAGTCACCCCCCACAGGATAACATCTTCATAAATGAGCAAATAGCCAACTCACttggaagaataaaaatgtcCCTCGACAAGGTCAACATGTTTCTGCACGAATTTGGGCACACCCTCCACTGCATACTGAGCTCCACATATCTGCAGCATCTGTCTGGAAATAGGGGGGGCGTAGACTTCTCAGAATTCACGTCTCACTTTTTTGAGGAGTATTTGAACAGCTACGATGCGTTGTTGCGGCTGTACGGCGGGGATGGAGCAGAgccgggggggggcagcgatCAGACGGGGGAGAAACGCGAACATAGGGAGCGCATGGTGAAACGCTATTTGGAAAGCAAAAACATCCTCTGTTACTACTCCATCATGCAGGTGACGATTCAGTCGATCATTGACCAGATTTTTTATTGCCTGTCGGAAAAGTCCAGCTGCATTTCTGAGCGAAATGAATTaattgaaaagaaaataaaggagTACTTCTCCGGGGTGTATTACAGGGACATATTTATACTGGAGTTATTTCCACAGattcatttttccaaaacGACACACCTCGTTCATTATCCTGCCAATTATTTCTGCTACCTGTACTGCTCCGTGTTATCCAAATATGTTTGGACGCGGACGTTCAAGCGGGATTTGATGAATCGGGGGAAGGCCGCCGAAATTGTGAACTTTATGCGCGGG GGCTCGGTCGACTCGAGCTTAAGAAACATCATTGCACTGGTGGAGGATGACCCGGAGAAGGTTCAGTACTACACGGAAAATCCGCAACACCTGCCACTTGAGGACTTTTTGGAGCATTACTCGGGTGAAAACAAGGCCGAGGAGTACAACTCCTTTTTGGAGGCCCTCTAa
- a CDS encoding tryptophan--tRNA ligase, putative (encoded by transcript PVX_082775A; Apicoplast targeted protein. Curated by Stuart Ralph, Walter and Eliza Hall Institute of Medical Research, Australia.) produces the protein MDKLKTVYLDSALSIIKGALCVILQIPTSRTTESVKKKQNNNGVLTVRSILMEPTISQYDDIKKLIRNKIQEEVPFYNYQMKRTLAETIYGDCIYDNFGLSKDISEVNLIALEEWNINCNRNRVLQNTGLIKDIQINEFKYLTTKESLEVHFAVNPKYSFEELSGMYKSEKSLTDFLLAPIVKVYTSGEESGAKGEAPTSEDFAYAHVDDILQKNKVLPPSGVENVNYERSKEVTPWDVNITEEGINYNKLIKEFGCSKITESHIKRIEQLTNRRAHHFIRREIFFSHRDLDFLLNSYEQHKCFYIYTGRGPSSLSMHLGHLIPFYFCKYLQDAFNVPLVIQMSDDEKFLFNQNYSLEYINTLTKENVKDIIAVGLNPELTFIFKNTQYAGYLYPTVLSIHKKTTLNQSMNVFGFNHSDNIGKISYPSFQIAPCFSQCFPQFLPPNIPCLVPQGIDQDPYFRLSRDIAVKMALHKPVVVHSVFMPGLQGVNTKMSSTKKKDEKGKDAAGQNSTPKGTASNSAKEHNNSVIFLTDTPEQIKNKINKYAFSGGGATIEEHREKGGNLEKDISYQYLRYLMEDDEKLHEIGEKYRRGEMLSGELKKILIEVLTELIQKHQQRRQALTEAEIAYFFDAHKPGLSKFRGA, from the exons atggataAGCTAAAAACGGTGTATTTGGATTCGGCCCTGAGCATAATAAAGGGGGCCCTGTGCGTCATCCTGCAGATACCCACCAGCAGGACGACCGaaagtgtgaaaaaaaag caaAACAACAATGGCGTGCTGACCGTGAGGTCCATCTTGATGGAGCCGACGATCAGCCAGTACGACGACATAAAGAAGCTGATTCGGAACAAAATCCAAGAGGAGGTCCCCTTCTACAACTACCAAATGAAGAGGACCCTTGCAGAAACGATCTACGGAGATTGCATATATGATAACTTTGGGCTCTCGAAGGACATCAGCGAGGTGAACCTGATAGCTCTGGAAGAGTGGAACATTAACTGCAACAGAAATAGAGTCCTGCAAAACACAGGCTTGATAAAGGACATCCAGATAAAcgaatttaaatatttaacaaCGAAGGAATCGTTGGAAGTTCATTTTGCAGTGAACCCCAAGTACTCATTTGAAGAGCTGAGTGGTATGtataaaagtgaaaagagTCTTACGGATTTTTTGCTAGCTCCAATTGTTAAGGTTTACACATCAGGGGAGGAAAGTggtgcaaaaggggaggcccCCACCAGTGAGGATTTTGCGTACGCCCATGTAGATGACATTCTGCAAAAGAATAAAGTGCTCCCCCCATCGGGGGTTGAAAATGTGAATTACGAAAGGTCCAAAGAAGTGACCCCTTGGGATGTGAACATAACGGAAGAGGGAATTAACTACAACAAGTTGATAAAAGAATTCGGCTGTTCCAAAATTACGGAGAGTCATATTAAGAGGATAGAGCAGCTGACCAACAGAAGAGCTCACCATTTCATCCGACGGGAAATATTCTTCAGCCATAGGGATTTggattttttattaaattcttATGAACAGCACAAatgcttttatatatacactgGTAGGGGGCCTTCTTCCCTATCCATGCATCTAGGCCATTTgatccctttttatttctgtaAATATCTGCAAGACGCTTTTAACGTCCCTTTGGTTATTCAAATGTCCGACGATGAGAAGTTCCTGTTCAACCAGAACTACTCCCTAGAATATATTAACACCTTGACGAAGGAGAACGTGAAGGATATAATCGCAGTTGGGCTCAACCCAGAGCtgactttcatttttaagaatacCCAATATGCCGGCTACCTCTACCCAACGGTTTTATCTATTCATAAGAAGACAACCCTAAATCAGAGCATGAACGTCTTTGGCTTTAACCATTCGGATAATATAGGCAAAATTTCCTACCCCTCTTTTCAGATTGCCCCTTGCTTTTCTCAGTGCTTTCCGCagttcctcccccccaatATTCCTTGCTTAGTTCCGCAGGGCATTGACCAGGACCCCTACTTCCGGCTCAGCAGGGACATCGCGGTGAAAATGGCTCTACACAAGCCCGTCGTTGTGCATTCCGTGTTTATGCCGGGGCTCCAGGGTGTGAACACCAAGATGAGCAgcacgaagaagaaggacgagaaggggaaggacgCGGCCGGACAGAATAGCACCCCTAAGGGTACCGCCAGCAATAGCGCCAAGGAACACAACAACAGCGTTATTTTCCTAACGGATACCCCCGAACagatcaaaaataaaattaacaagtaCGCCttcagcggggggggggccacCATCGAGGAACACagggaaaaggggggcaatTTGGAGAAGGACATTTCGTACCAATATTTGAGGTACCTCATGGAGGATGATGAAAAGTTGCACGAAATTGGAGAGAAGTACAGACGGGGAGAAATGCTAAGTGGGGAGCTCAAGAAGATTCTCATCGAGGTTTTAACCGAGCTAATACAGAAGCACCAGCAGAGGAGGCAGGCCCTCACGGAGGCGGAGATCGCCTATTTTTTTGACGCCCACAAGCCCGGCTTGAGCAAGTTCAGGGGGGCTTAG
- a CDS encoding nuclear movement protein, putative (encoded by transcript PVX_082770A) — MDTDVVVNEKFDFIMLNIAKECGDINSLMNHFFSFLLRKTDFITNSKNVEQCEEIVLKTLRKYYRRKEEYLMKLKKEYEKMDEEKKKIYQRENTNGSSGRKDEMSEKKKNANLKMNHNVKNGTATSLDNTQEEKRVVEIDEDGKMGDEELAIHQHLPNGKGDSNKKNPISSPPAKGKAKNERKANLSEESDEDTNDEPPKGNGGQTEKYTWTQTINSLDMYINLEQKVKTKDIKLQITYKKLYVNVKNEVIIDGEFYKHIKPEDSIWTLEDNRVIHVCIEKLNGMEWWSTVIKGDSEIDVKKIVPENSRMEDLDAETRSVVEKMLYDQRQKAMNLPTSDEQKKFEIFEKFKKMHPEMDFSKANINYGSSNPNSMFFGR; from the coding sequence ATGGATACAGACGTAGTGGTAAACGAGAAATTTGACTTTATAATGCTAAACATTGCCAAAGAATGCGGAGACATTAACAGCTTGATgaaccattttttctccttcctgtTGCGTAAAACAGACTTCATTACCAACTCGAAGAACGTAGAACAATGTGAGGAGATCGTCTTGAAGACGCTGAGGAAGTACTACAGACGGAAGGAGGAATACCTCatgaagttaaaaaaggagtacgaaaaaatggatgaagaaaaaaaaaaaatctaccAGAGGGAAAACACTAACGGTAGTAGTGGTAGGAAGGACGAAATgagcgagaaaaaaaaaaacgcaaatttgaaaatgaacCACAATGTGAAGAACGGCACGGCAACATCTTTGGATAACAcacaggaggagaagcgcGTGGTAGAAATTGATGAGGatggcaaaatgggagaTGAAGAGCTAGCCATTCACCAACACCTTCCGAACGGGAAGGGGGACTCcaacaaaaaaaaccccATAAGTTCGCCTCCCGCCAAGGGGAAAGCAAAGAACGAACGGAAGGCAAACCTATCAGAGGAGTCAGACGAAGACACCAATGATGAACCTCCCAAGGGAAACGGCGggcaaacagaaaaatacACATGGACGCAAACGATAAATAGCCTcgatatgtacataaatctGGAGCAGAAGGTAAAAACAAAGGATATAAAGTTACAAATAacttacaaaaaattatatgtgaATGTTAAAAACGAAGTTATTATTGATGGAGAATTTTATAAGCATATAAAACCAGAGGACTCCATTTGGACTTTGGAAGATAACAGGGTTATTCATGTGTGCATTGAAAAGCTAAACGGAATGGAGTGGTGGTCTACGGTTATAAAGGGCGACTCCGAAATTGACGTTAAGAAAATCGTTCCGGAGAATTCCAGGATGGAGGACCTCGATGCGGAGACTCGGTCGGTCGTCGAGAAGATGCTCTACGACCAGAGGCAGAAGGCTATGAATCTGCCCACCTCAGACGAGCAGAAGAAGTTTGAAATTTTTGAGaagttcaaaaaaatgcacccGGAAATGGACTTTTCCAAGGCCAACATCAACTACGGCAGCTCCAACCCGAACAGCATGTTCTTCGGCCGCTAG
- a CDS encoding hypothetical protein (encoded by transcript PVX_082765A), with the protein MYEVHKMGLKKCVIFFAFFNFISYVKKEGNDSCLCHPIPFPMPQPEPDYMDEPAPALEPEAQPQANPDDGNTNNNFFNFYNNGNFNGGNDDGDDDDDDDDDEIIDNSNDDNNDDEDIDNDDDDDDEEINENEKKNNQNKRKRNNL; encoded by the coding sequence ATGTACGAAGTTCACAAAATGGGTCTCAAAAAgtgcgtcattttttttgccttttttaacttcattTCGTATGTAAAGAAAGAGGGCAACGACTCATGCCTGTGCCATCCAATCCCATTTCCAATGCCCCAACCCGAACCCGATTACATGGATGAGCCCGCACCTGCGCTAGAACCAGAGGCACAACCACAAGCAAACCCAGATGACGGAAATACGAACAacaatttctttaatttttataacaatgGAAATTTCAATGGAGGAAatgatgatggtgatgacgacgacgatgatgacgatgatgaaaTAATTGACAACTCCAACGATGATAATAATGACGACGAGGATATCGATaacgatgatgatgacgatgatgaagaaattaacgaaaatgaaaagaaaaataaccaaaataaaagaaaaagaaataatttgtAG
- a CDS encoding hypothetical protein, conserved (encoded by transcript PVX_082760A; Apicoplast targeted protein. Curated by Stuart Ralph, Walter and Eliza Hall Institute of Medical Research, Australia.) — MWHRGVLTLLCNSCRYVIHRWHVPLLGVDCNANPRHKQVLSNPAPRSRGIPKYLEKYIFYKQAPRNPKYKSQFINMYTAGRKYRQQIKKTG; from the exons atgtggcaCAGAG GAGTCCTGACCTTGCTTTGCAATTCGTGTCGGTATGTTATTCACAGGTGGCACGTTCCGTTACTGG GAGTCGATTGCAATGCCAACCCGAGACACAAACAAGTGTTATCAAACCCGGCACCCAGGTCTAGAGGAATTCCCAAGTATTTAGagaagtacattttttacaagcAGGCGCCGAGGAACCCAAAGTATAAATCGCAGTTTATTAACATGTATACAGCAG GTCGGAAGTACAGACAGCAGATTAAGAAAACCGGTTAG